From a single Nitrospirae bacterium CG2_30_53_67 genomic region:
- a CDS encoding superoxide dismutase (SodB; iron binding; present under aerobic and anaerobic conditions; destroys free radicals), which produces MPITLPGLPYDKNALEPYISAKTLEFHYGKHHNAYVVNTNKLIQGTDLENKDLETIVKKTAGDASKTGIFNNAAQVWNHSFYWKCMKPGGGGKPTGSIAKKIDAAFGSYEKFVEEFKSAGATQFGSGWAWLVLKENKLQVMKTANADTPIAQGIKPLLTADVWEHAYYLDYQNRRPDYLSAFLDKLINWDFVNACLG; this is translated from the coding sequence ATGCCTATCACATTACCCGGTCTGCCTTATGATAAAAATGCCCTTGAACCTTACATCAGCGCGAAAACCCTGGAGTTCCATTATGGGAAACACCACAATGCCTACGTGGTCAACACCAACAAACTGATTCAGGGTACGGATCTTGAGAACAAGGATCTTGAAACCATCGTCAAGAAGACCGCAGGAGACGCATCCAAGACCGGTATCTTCAATAACGCGGCCCAGGTCTGGAACCATTCATTTTACTGGAAGTGTATGAAGCCTGGAGGCGGCGGTAAACCCACCGGTTCCATTGCCAAGAAGATTGACGCCGCTTTCGGGAGCTATGAAAAATTCGTCGAGGAATTCAAGAGCGCGGGCGCTACGCAGTTCGGAAGCGGCTGGGCCTGGCTGGTTCTCAAAGAGAATAAGTTACAGGTCATGAAGACAGCCAATGCCGACACCCCGATCGCCCAGGGCATCAAACCCCTTCTGACAGCGGATGTCTGGGAACATGCCTATTACCTGGACTACCAGAACCGGAGGCCCGATTATCTGAGCGCCTTCTTAGACAAGCTCATCAATTGGGATTTCGTGAATGCCTGTCTTGGTTAG